A stretch of Bos mutus isolate GX-2022 chromosome 8, NWIPB_WYAK_1.1, whole genome shotgun sequence DNA encodes these proteins:
- the C8H9orf57 gene encoding uncharacterized protein C9orf57 homolog — MRTVFNGAFIVFCLLGAVGGVICRQCNLSIPFHGCLLDFGTCRTKPGQYCIKEVLIKGGIHWYTIEGCTESQDQCFRRILTSHQIYSTHCCHRPLCNF, encoded by the exons ATGAGGACTGTCTTCAATGGTGCTTTTATCGTTTTCTGCCTCTTAGGTG CTGTTGGAGGTGTGATTTGTAGACAATGCAACCTCTCAATCCCCTTTCATGGATGTCTTTTGGACTTTGGAACATGCAGAACAAAACCTGGACAGTACTGTATAAAAGAGGTCCTTATTAAAG GTGGAATTCATTGGTATACAATTGAAGGCTGCACAGAAAGCCAAGACCAGTGTTTTCGGAGAATCCTGACATCTCATCAGATTTACTCTACTCACTGCTGCCATCGTCCTTTGTGCAATTTCTGA